From the Achromobacter xylosoxidans A8 genome, the window CTGGCGGGCGCGCCGGCCGTGCTGCTGGGCTGCTCGATGGGCGCGGCGATGGCGCTGGTGGTCGCCGCGCGCAGCCCCGCCGACGTGGCCGGCGTCGCCGCGCTGGAAGCGCCCTACAAGGCCGCAGGCCGGCGCACGCCGATGCTGTGCCATCCCCAGGTCAACCAGGCTGCGCACAATCCCGCCTACGTGCGCGGCCTGATGGGTCCGGCCGCCACCTTGCAGGCCCGGCGCGATGCGGCCTGGATCTACTCGCAGGGCGGCTTCAATGTCTACGCCAACGATCTCTGGTTCTACAGCGAAGACTTCGACGCCGCGACGCACCTGGCCGGCCTGAACGCCGACGCCTTCGGCATATCGCTGTTGACGGGCGCCTACGACTATTCAGCCAGCCCCGAGGATTCCCGCCGGGTGGCGGCCCTGATCCGCGGCGCGCGCTTTCAGGCCATGCCGGAACTGGGACATTTCCCCATGGTCGAGAACCCCCAACGCCTGCTGGACTATCTGCGGCCCGAGCTGGATCGCCTGCGCACTACCGGAGCCACCGCATGACGCTGCCCCGCTACGAAGTCTATGCCCTGCGCTACGCCACGGTGGCGCGCCGGCGCAGCCAGAACTTCATCACGCCCCCAGACCCGCACGACGGCCCGATGCCGATGGACTATTTCGTCTGGGTCATCCGCCATGGCGCACGCGTCTATCTCGTCGACACCGGATTCAATGAAGAGGCGGCCCGGGCGCGCGGCCGCGAGTTCCTGCGCTGCCCGATAGACGCGCTGGAAAAGCTGGGCATCGCGCCCGCCGACATCCGCGACGTCATCGTCACGCATCTGCACTACGACCATGCGGGCAACATCCGCAAGCTGCCGCACGCCCGCCTGCACCTCCAGGAAAGCGAGCTGCACTATGCCTGCGGCTGCAATATGCGCTTCGACATGCTGCGCCACGCCTACGCGGTCGAAGACGTGGTCGACGTGGTGCGCGGCGTGTACGACAAGCGCGTGGCGTTCTACCACGGCCACGACGAGATCGCGCCGGGCCTGCAACTGCTGCACATCGGCGGCCACACGCGCGGGCTGCAGGCCGTGCGCGTGCACACCGCGCGCGGCTGGATGGTGCTGGCCTCGGATGCCAGCCACTACTACGACAACATGGGGCGGGACGCGCCGTTTCCCATCGTCGACAACGTTGCCGACATGCTGGCGGGCTACGAGATCCTGCTGAAATTCGCGGAATCGCCGGACCATATCGTGCCGGGACACGATCCTCAGGTCAGGACGCGGTATCCGGGCCTGGCTGGCATGGGCACCGAAGTAGTGGCACTGCATCTGGGCCACGCCAGCAATCCTTCTTGAGCGCGATCGCTTCAGCCGAGGCTGCCGGACAAACTCACAAATCCAGCGGCCGCATCGCCTCGTCCACATCTTCGGACGACAGGTCCTGCACGATCAGGACCATGGCCCCCTTCTGCCACACCCCTTCCGGCACGGTGACGGGCTCGGGCGTTGCAAATACGTGCCGCACGCCGTGCACCGCGCGCAAGGTGCCGTCCGTCCAGCGCAGCAAGCCTTTGGCGCGCAGCAGGCGGTCACCGATATGCCGCTGCATGTGCCGGGTCCAGCGCGCATAGTCTTCCCAACCCACCGGCCGGCTCTGCGGGAAGGCGTAGGACACGATGCCATAGCGCAGCACATGCGCCAGCGGCCCTGCGGCGAGCGGCGCCGCGGCCGTCAGCACGGCTGCGTCCAGATGCTCGGGCCGCAGTCCATCAAACAGCGCAGGCGCATCCTCATCCACGGTATCCGGCGACACCGCGCGGATGGGTGCGCTGGCGTTATAGCCGCGCAACGCAGACCGTAGCGCCTCTATGGCGGCCTCATCGGCCAGATCGGTCTTGGTCAGCGCAATTCGGTCGGCGATGGCGATCTGGGTGCTGGCTTCGCGATAGGCGTCCAGCGTCACCATGCCATGCAGCGCATCGGCCGTCGCCACCACGCCGCCGAAACGGTAATGGCGGGCGATCAGCGGATCCGCCGCCAGCGTGTTGATGACCGGGCAGGGATCCGCCAACCCGGACGTTTCGACCACCACCCGCGTAAAGGCGGGAATCTCCCCGCGCTGGCGCCGGTAATAGAGCGACTCCAGCGTGTCCTGCAGCGAACTGGTGGCCGCGCAGCACAGGCAGCCCGAATCCAGCAACACCACGTCGCTGTCGTCGGCGCGGCCCACCAGCATGTGGTCCAGGCCGATCTCGCCGAACTCGTTGATGATCACTGCCGTGTCGGCAAAGCGCGGGCTGCGCACCAGACGCGACAGCAGCGTGGTCTTGCCGCTGCCCAGGAAGCCCGTCAGCAAATAGACCGGCAGCGGTCCGGCGGCAGTCACGGCCATGACGCGCGCTCCCTGCCGCGCTTCAGGCCTGGTCCGCGCCAGCAGGCGCGGGCAGGTTGCGCAGGTAGTCCTGCACCTCGCGCGACGGAATCACGTCGGCGTACTTGCAGTTCAGGTCGAACAGGCTCATGGCATGGCTGGCCTGGAAGCGGTCGAACGCCGCCTCTTCGGGAATGATGACCTTGAAGTTGTACGAATAGGCGTCCACCGTGGTGGCGCGCAGGCATCCCGACGAGGTGCAGCCCACCAGGATCAGCGTGTCCACGTCCAGGAAGTTCAGGTGGCTCATGAAGATGGTGCCGAAGAAGCAGGACGGCTTCTGTTTGGTGATGCGGATGTCCTGCGGCCGCGGCGCCAGCGGCTCCACGGTCTGGGTGGCGTGGGTATTGGCCAGCACGGTCTTTTCGCCGCCGCGATGGTTCTTGCCCACCTGCACGCCGCTGTCCAGCAAGTCGGCGCGGCGGCCGCTTTCGG encodes:
- a CDS encoding N-acyl homoserine lactonase family protein, coding for MTLPRYEVYALRYATVARRRSQNFITPPDPHDGPMPMDYFVWVIRHGARVYLVDTGFNEEAARARGREFLRCPIDALEKLGIAPADIRDVIVTHLHYDHAGNIRKLPHARLHLQESELHYACGCNMRFDMLRHAYAVEDVVDVVRGVYDKRVAFYHGHDEIAPGLQLLHIGGHTRGLQAVRVHTARGWMVLASDASHYYDNMGRDAPFPIVDNVADMLAGYEILLKFAESPDHIVPGHDPQVRTRYPGLAGMGTEVVALHLGHASNPS
- a CDS encoding CobW family GTP-binding protein — protein: MAVTAAGPLPVYLLTGFLGSGKTTLLSRLVRSPRFADTAVIINEFGEIGLDHMLVGRADDSDVVLLDSGCLCCAATSSLQDTLESLYYRRQRGEIPAFTRVVVETSGLADPCPVINTLAADPLIARHYRFGGVVATADALHGMVTLDAYREASTQIAIADRIALTKTDLADEAAIEALRSALRGYNASAPIRAVSPDTVDEDAPALFDGLRPEHLDAAVLTAAAPLAAGPLAHVLRYGIVSYAFPQSRPVGWEDYARWTRHMQRHIGDRLLRAKGLLRWTDGTLRAVHGVRHVFATPEPVTVPEGVWQKGAMVLIVQDLSSEDVDEAMRPLDL
- a CDS encoding isochorismatase family protein → MSETKRIWDDFLTERDKQVLAQAGYGKRGGFGKRPALFIIDVQYNFCGDTPEDILEGLKQYRTHCGREAWDAVAHIVPLLELARDKNIPVFYTESGRRADLLDSGVQVGKNHRGGEKTVLANTHATQTVEPLAPRPQDIRITKQKPSCFFGTIFMSHLNFLDVDTLILVGCTSSGCLRATTVDAYSYNFKVIIPEEAAFDRFQASHAMSLFDLNCKYADVIPSREVQDYLRNLPAPAGADQA